A segment of the Lycium ferocissimum isolate CSIRO_LF1 chromosome 5, AGI_CSIRO_Lferr_CH_V1, whole genome shotgun sequence genome:
TCATAACACTGATAGTGAATTAACCATGCAGGTCAGAGCAATTAACAGAATTTAACAAGTTGATGGACAAATGAAAGAGGGTGGTCATCTTTTTTATCATCTTCACACTCGTCTTTCCTTTGGTACATCGCTTACCCTCCTAGATGTTTATGGTAGTAACCTTTTGTTAGTGACGAGATTTATGTCCTAAAGTTGAATATTCATGATCTCGCTCAAAGGTTTTCCAGAGCAACCATGTTGTATGTAACTGCCAGGATATCTTTACCTAATATGTTAATGCAATTCAGACAATTTCTACAGTGATCATGATTTGGTATTTACTGAATTCCCTTTAGAGCTCTTGTAAAATGTAGACTTTGTAAAAAAGTATACTGGAAATGTGATTGTTAACATTTTTCCTTCCTCAAGGTTGTGTCAATTCACATGTAACTTTAAATATTGAATCTTACTTTTACTACACCTCAGTCCAAAGCAAGTTGGGTCAGTTGTATGAATGCTCACTGGACTTAACAGATTAACCCAAAGTTGATGCCAGAAGCCACTCTTATTAGTATATAGAAAGTCTGATCTTTATTCCCCCTTTCTCAGAGATAATATGCATCATTTAATTggattttaatatgttttcttccttttatgcTTGCATCCCATTTTGGTTTATGTTCCATCGAAATGTGATCTGTTCTATTGTGTTTAGATGGTCAAAGTTACCTTATTCAAACTACTCCCTGTGTGCCAATAAACTGATCTTTCTTGATCCATTTCGAAAATCAGTTCAAAGTCATATTACACAATGTGCAATCTGATATAGTTTGGAACTTAATTCGACATCTTATTCAAATTCATATAAACTTTGATCTGATATAGTTTGGAACTTAATTCGACATCTTATTCAAATTCATATAAACTTTGTATTTTATGTGACTTAAAAACTTGATTTAACATCTTACCAAACTCAATATAATAATTTATTCGAACATTTTGCACTTAAAAACAGCCGCCAAACCCAAATTGGTTCTACTTTATTAGGAAGGAGGGCTGTTTGGGGATATATTGTTATTTCTTGAAGATAGCAGTGAGATTCAGATTTCCTTTAATGACCTCCAATCCTCCATATTAAAATATCAGCTTATATTTGCATGACAAATAGCAACAGGGAGTACCAACAAAATTGTATTCAATGGTAATGAATTGTCAGGTTCAAAATTTCTGGGGAGGCAAAAAATACggagtgatttttttttttttatttgcctcAGCCTTGGAGATCATAATGACCCAGTACTTGTGCTGTGCTGGCGGGAAGTAGCAGGTAGTCATGTATATGAAGGAATTGTCGAGGTGTGCGCAGGTGCGCAGTTAGAAGTCTGGCTGCGGGTTCGACCGAACCCAATAGCTTTTGCTCAAACTTGTATTTGTATTAAGAAAATCACTAAATATTTAGacatattaaagttagaattcaAATATTAGCACTTGAAGTGGTCTTTCTAGTATCTGCAATACATAAAGTTGCTCTGTTTCTAGCGTGCAAGCTTGCTTGAACACAAAAATGACTCTTTTGTCATTCTTTGTACAAATTAGTGTACGCATCATCTTGGCACGTAGGACAATAGATTCCAAAATTAGTTTGATTTGCCTACAAATAGATAACGTACAGTACATATCTCCTCGCCTTAGTTGATGCTCTTATAAGTTGCCATTTTACAGACATTGCTGACCAAGCTTTGAGTGCTGTATAGAATTTTCTAACTTCTAAGTCAGGGTGACTTAATGTCTAATTTATTAGCTTAAGTAACAAACTCCCCTGGTGTATCAACTTGGGCTGCCATtttttatcataaattcaatAGTTGGTAAAAAAGTTGTAGTTGCAAAATTTGATCCAATATTTTCCTTAAGTTTCAGTAATTACTTTATCTCTTTTACCTCTTCAAGGCATCAACCTGTTAGGGCAGCTTGGGCATTaacaaatgaaaatggttcCTATTTAGTTCAAGCATCACTAGCGATATAGTCGATTCATATTGCTGACTTCCATTTATTTAGTATTGAGGCAaatttattgttattattgtagTCGGGCGGAGCGACTTCCATAAGGGGTTCAAAAAAAAGACTATGAAAAGTTTGTTACAGAGAGAATTGAACCCACAACCATGGGCTCAATAATAAGCACCTCAGCCGCTGGGCTGAGTTCTCCAATACGTTAAGGGGATgcaacattaatatttatacatgaatcAAAAAATtgaccccatatatatatagttttttcGACGAAGGGGGTTATTTATTGTATGAGTGATGCAAAATGCGTGGATTCCATCAAAGGCATGGCATCAGTATATTGTCTTTTCTgtctatattttatttaaaccgAATAAAATATTCTCTATTTTTTATTACTAATACGTACATATAGGCACAAAAATGCCATCATCAGTTTAAGGGTCAAGCCTAAACTGAAACGCATCTAACAAATGGAGTAGTATATTAAGTGGGACCTTCTGCTACAATCTGATTCTGCTTGAATCTGTTGCACTGTGTGTGATGCAACACCTTATGCCGTAATAAGAAGGTTTACTTGTCAGAGTTGGTGCCCGTTGAATCCTTCTACttcattttcctctttttttaatttgctcCCACTTGTGCCCGCTATTATGTCATTGGCCTGGTATTAATTCGAGGCAAATCTAGCCTATGAACTATGAATTGTTATGAACTTAAATGCACATATCTTATGAAACGTGTCTTAAGAAATTcactaaattaaaatataaaaattatttaaccaAGTGTAAAAGTTCATgaacttcaaattttaaattcgCTTTTGATAgtaatgatttttaaatgaaCTACGCCATACGGTTGTTTCTCCCCTGATACTTTTGCTACTACTTTTTTTGTGATATTATTACTCTCGTTTAGAGTGTTGGTCTAATCACTCAACTAATCCACTCGCGGAGTGCATTTGGTATAGTAATAGTTCGCTAGTTGAGACTTTTTCCCTTCTTTAATAAAGCAAGTTCAACTATTATATTGATTACGTCAAGGCTTTTACTAGATAGGAGGGCTAAACAAAAGTCTCAGTACTAGCTTTAGTTTTCAGCAGACAATGGCGGTCAAGAATGAATGTTACACTAAATTATTCATTGTCGTGCATTAAAGACAAAAGGTTGCATTATCTCATACTCAGAATTATacattaatattaaaaaatagtgATGGACTAACAAAAAAGAATCAGAGAATCAGCTaacagaaataaataaataaataaataaataaataaaggacaAGCAcagaaacataacatacatctgAAGAGACAGACCCCTATAAGGTTAAAGTAATGAAGGTGTAGCTTTTTTGTATAATTCGATCATTAATTGATTCTTGAGAGAATTTAAGAGTCATTAGAGTATTAATATTCCCTCATCAAATTAAGAAACTTCAGGTATAGTGAAATATACTAGCTTGCAATTAAACTAAAGTTCGATCATAGCAACCATTCAAGACAATTGTTGAATTAAAAGATCAAACTTTAATGTTGTCTTGACTGGTACTTAAATTCGGTTAAATTTAAGGCCGAATAGTTCAATAGACATCTTTACTTGTTTCATTTAACATCCTGCCCCTCTTTTCGTCTAGACACTTATAACTATTGAAACACACTATTTTGAACCCCTCTAACCGTTGACCAAGCATATTTGACAATTGACTAGTAGATCTCTATGGGCTATTCGGCCTTGACATTGATTTTGTCTTGTAAAATCATATAGTAATAACTCTGCCTATCTGTCCCACAATCAATTGGAATTAAGATGCAGATGATCAACCAACATAGAAAAACCATAAAAACAGTGTTGCTAAATTGTCGTTTCATACGCAGCAAATGAACTCATTATCACAAAATAGTACAAACAGATCAAATCATTTGCTTTTGCAATTTTCCAGAGACAGGAAAAAGAACCTGTCACACCTTCAGCATCAACATCTGTGATCTAACAAACTTATTATCAGTACCATAACAAAACTTAAAAGACAATATTAACCCATAATTATCAGTTCTTCCTAATTAAAAACAGAATTTAAtgattaacaacatcaatcggAAGAGGAGCAGCATGAACCTTTTTCTTGCTATAACAAGAATCAGGTTTATCTTTTTGAtctgatgaagaagaaataaaaatccCAATCTGCTCCAAAAATGTTAAATGTTGAGGCCTTTCTTTACGTTTCACATAACCTTTCGCTTCTTTCTCAGAATAAACACTATAACCCTTTTCCCCATTCCTCTTCCACATCGCCTCCGCATAATTTCTATGCGCATAATACGCTTCCGCAACCACTTCATCGGGCTGGGCTTCGGGCCTGACTTTGATGGGGAGTCTCTCATAATGGGCTTTGGTAATCCCTTCTAATTCGTCCATACGAATCAACCCACGCGCGGAAACCGCGTAGAGCTCACCCCACACGCGCTCGCCTGAACCTGGGAAATTGAGGAGGAATGGTACCCTGTAGGGCCCACAAACAAGAGGGAGTTTATCGACGGTTTGGTATACGCCGAGGAAAGAAGCGTCGCCATTGGATATCATGTCTTGTAAGAGAACGTGATTTGAAAATCCCCTTTTTAGTGTTCCGTATGTGAATATAATTGTACTTTTCTCTGCCCCTTCAGCCCCCATTGTTTACGATAAATTCACACAAGTATCAAAGAAAGCTAAAGAGGAGAGGAAAAAGGAAATTGAGGAAGAATAAGATGAAGAGGAAATTGAGGAGCAAGTGTTTGGTTTGGGGTgcataaaaagagaaaagagtggggccatcaaaattttaaaaagggtttttttaaagtgaagaatataaggggtcgtttggtaggtaaccaaaattatcccgggattataattttGGGATTAATTTGTTCCATctcttgggattattttatatcattttttagATGGTATAATCCCAGGATAAGTGGATAAGAAGGGATATCCCATTTTTTAAGTTGGGATGCATTTTATATCTTGTTTGGtataaggtataaatttatcccaggataaatttataccttctaccaaatatggtataaaaaattagtgttgGGATATCCCAGTTTATATCAAATATGGtataaaaaattagtgttgGATATTCCAGtttataccatgcaccaaacgacccctaatagtaatagtaataggGTAGTGCTAAACATCACAACCACAAACATCACAATTCATCGCAACCACTATAAAAAGACTCTTGTACCCTTAATGAGATTTGGCTCCATAATTGATATTTCCCACCAAATCTTTTCCCTCCAAGACAAAGCATTTATTACACTTAGCATGCTTAATCTTTTTATTCTTCCAACACTTAGAGATCATAAattgatattttataaatatttttttattcccTCTAAAATGTCTACTTCTTGacaaaatttcatttattttatacgaaaaatgattgaattgaatcaaaactTAGTAAAAACTTTTAGTCAATTCGATATAATATTTAACTATATTGAAGTAatttaatgttttaattaatgTCAATCATAATATTGACTGCTTGTTTCATGTATTGTTtgccattttaaaaaaaataaaaacttgttAATTGTTCCCCaatcatatataatacttatctgcatttttttttccaaattaaatcTTTCATTCAAAGTTAAACATAATGTTGACTAATTGGTCCATCCgttgttttttaaaaagaaaactgaTTGAAGTAAATCAGAACTtgttaattgttactcaattatATCTAATATTTAGCTAATTGACTTTAATGTCAATCATAatattgactacttgttacatcttttttaaaaaataaaataaataaagattgaattaaatcaaaatttaGCAAACATTTCACTCTATCATGTATAATACTTAGGTAAATTGAaagcaattcaattcaattaaaaTCAATCATAGTATTGACTAGGCCTGTTCATCGGTCGGATCGGATCGGGTTTAGCATATTCTGGATTATAATTTCGAGTTTTCGAATTTTGCCAAATGTAATCCGAATCCGATCCAATTACGTTCGGATTGGATCGGATTTTTTAAGTTCGATTTCGGATAAATCGGTTTGGATAATTCGAATTCTCGGTTCGACCTATAAGttgaatttcttcttcttcttcttcttacaaAATGaacaaccaaataaaatattcaTACCAAATTGCCTTAATATATAGTTCTTCGTTGCTATAacaatcatataaataaagtaTTCGTACAAGCAACttagtaatatttttatttggcaTATTAGATTGACATATAGGTAATGCGATATCTAAAGGATAGCCGGGCAGGCTTTAGTATAAGAAATTCGGTTTTCGGATATCCAAAAATCCGAagtttcaaattcaaaatccgatccaaaatccaaaatatttaaaaaataaatccgAAATCCAATCcacaatttgaaaattttagaaTATAAGTCCAAAATGTTCGAATTTCGGGTTTATCCAAACTATGCACACCcctagtgttgactacttggtACAATCACTGTATTTTTTagattgattgaattagatccgAACATGCTTATTGTTACTCAATCATATCTAATACTCAgttaaattgagataattcaatattacaattaaaatcaaccatagtgttgactaggggtgttcatgggttGGTTTTAAgttaaaaccaaaatcaaaccaatctaatcggtttttaaaattattaaaaccaaaccaaaccaaatataatacatatccatCGGTTTGGTTGTAGTCGGTTTGGGtcgattttcaagaaaattaacggtatttctctctttcatgttttttcctacaattaggagagaattttctttccttttccaacATATAATCCGTTATTACCTTTTTATTGTGGTGGCTATGGTTTCTTGCATTATGGACAAAATGTCTtaagatttatgattttaattaagtgaataaagtttataagaaataaaaaaaatataggaaaATCTCATATAGTAGTTTCTTtaaataaatgagtttgaattcatgaatttttttaaatcggTTTACAGTATAAAGTTCATTATCCTattagagataaataaaattttgcttaaaaagtatataaattatttaaaagtatttataaaaactaatactctctctgtttcaatttatgtggacCTATTTCcattttagtccgtgccaaaatgaataacctctttcctaatttggaatcaaactttatgagatgatttacaaccacacaaataatcaagacttattttgaatcacaaatttcaaaagtcttcactttttcttaaatgtcatgcccagtcaaatgagttcacataaattgaaacggagggagtatattgtgtatatatataattataaaaattatgtataaatttgttggttcggttcggttcgattttttgtTCGATTTGCTTTTAGttaaaccaaaaccaaatcaaatattaccggtttttaaaaattcaagaccaaaccAAACCTTACCCAAGTAAATatcggtttggttttgattttcgTGTTGGATATGTTTTTAACCAAACCATGAACATCCCTAGTGTTGactattttttatatacattttatcttgaattgaatcaaaactTAGCAAACATTTTACTCAATAttatataatacttagctaaatttaagaaatttaatgtttcaattaaagtcaaccatagtgttgactacttgttacttcaactatttttgtttaaattgattgaattagatctaaacttgctaattgttactcaatcatATCTAATACTTAGCTAATTGAGACAATTctatatttcaattaaagtcaatcatagtattGGCTACTTGTCAcatctaactttttttttaaaaataattaatttaattaaatcaaaatttattaattgttactcaatcctaTAGAATACTTAGTTAAATGGAAGCAAttcaatgttttaattaaaGTCAGTCATAGttttgactacttgttacatccactgcttttattttatttttaaattagatctaaacttacTAGTCGCTACAAACATTTTACTCAATAATTATattaatacttagctaaattgaaggaattcaatgtttcaattaaaatcaactttagtgttgactacttgttacatctactatttttgtttaaattgattgGATTAGATTTAAACTTGCTAATTATTACTCAATTCTATCTAATATCTagctaattgagataattcaatgtttcaattaaaatcaATCATAGTTTTGACTACTGGTTACATCTAGTTTTGACTACTTATTacatctttttttaaatttatatataaaaaaaactgattaaataaatcaaaagttgctaattgttactcaatcatatataatacttagataaattaaagaaatttaattaaagtCAATCATAATGCGAACTACTTATTACATccattgtttaaaaaaaatgattgagttAGATCTAAACTTATTAATTGTTACCAATTCTATCTAATACGTagctaaattgagataattccaTGTTTCAATTATAGTaaaccatagtgttgactacttgttacatctacatttttttaatttatgaaattgaatcAATAGTTGTCAATTTGTTTTACTCAATCGTATATAATGCTTAGTTAAATTGAACCATTTCGATATTTCAATTAAATTCAACCATAATGTTGAGTTGTTACATCCActagttaaaaataaaataaaaaattgattgacttaaattaaaatttgttaattgtttctCAATTATATCTATTGTTTAGCTAAATTGAGTTAAtttaatgtttcaattaaagtcaaccataaaggaagaaatgaaaaaaaataaaagataaagagAAAAGAGGGTAAATGAATTTTGGTCATCAATGTTAAATATTCATCATaatcttacaaaaaaaaaaaaaaaaaccataaaaaaataaaataaaagaagaatataATATTCTCCTATCTTtaattttatgacattaaaaCATATGTGATGAccaatgaaaaaaatgaaaagcaacagtaattatattaaagagagagagaataaaaGTCAATACATTGggaagaaaaataatgattacTTTGAAAAGAGATAGTGAGatttaaattttcatttcttcttttttccagagaagggtatttttgatATAGAAAAAGTAGTAAATGACTATTATGTCCTCAAAAGTCGTGTGAAATTACTTTAATTCCTCCGATTGTGATGAGCTGTGATGAAAATGGTTGTGATGAATAGATTTTTCCATAGTAATAAAACAAAAATGGGGAAGTATTACATTCTCACCATCTATAGTGACCACCACTATAAAATATTTGGATGGTTCTGAAGGAGAGATGGTGACTGGTGGGCATTGAAAATTTCGAGGAGGTATAATGAGAGGGGAGGAGAGTCTTAACAAAATCAAATTGTAGACCATCAATGATTTGTCACTTATACCTCAATTATAATATGCAAGTTATACAATAAATaggattttctttaatttttaattaaagattTTGAGATCAAGCTattaatatggatttttttAAGGAAAGCCGGTATTCTATTTAGTAACCCTTACGCTATACGAATTTGAGTAAGAGTCCCAATTTGAATTTGGACACCAAGTGAGAAatcaaaacaatatgaaaattaaataatagcatAATTATACAtgataccataaaaaacaacataaCCATTGAAATCCCATAAAATAAGAtatggggagggtagagtgtatgcagatcTTATCCCtgccttgggaggtagagaggttgttttcgaTAGACTTTTTGCTCAAGGAGaaacaattcaaagcaatacgaaaaaaaaaagataaaggaagAGAATAAGTCAtggcaaaatattataaaaacatGATAGAGTAAtctggaaaaaaagaaaaagaaaaagggaacatTAACTAGCAATAATTAATATTGATAATCgaagaacaaaaaaacaaaacagaTAATAGCCGAAATAGACGGACAAGAAACTACAAAGGTACCACTACGATTACTAGTACGCAAGAATAAGCGGGACAACACTCAACTACTTACTAACCTTCTACCTTAATCCGTgtcctccataacctcctatctaaggtcatgtcctcgataAGCTGGAACTACGCCATGATACCATATTAAATATGTATTTAATTTTATACCAGAGAAACTTTTGAGCCCTATCGATTTTAAGCTTTATTACCTTAAAAGAAGATGTTTGCAAGAAGAGCTGTGTAGGAAAACATCTTTttcatttgattattttatctcaaaattaattaattttgaatttttatctCACATTAAATGTAGTGTAAAATAATAGATTAAAATTGTGGTGTAAAATTTTTCCAAACCATTTATAttggaataaaaaaaatcaaaaccgagCTTAGGATAAAACaatttacattttattctgaaattatttatatttatccCTAAAACCAAAGTGTTAA
Coding sequences within it:
- the LOC132056247 gene encoding putative gamma-glutamylcyclotransferase At3g02910; this translates as MGAEGAEKSTIIFTYGTLKRGFSNHVLLQDMISNGDASFLGVYQTVDKLPLVCGPYRVPFLLNFPGSGERVWGELYAVSARGLIRMDELEGITKAHYERLPIKVRPEAQPDEVVAEAYYAHRNYAEAMWKRNGEKGYSVYSEKEAKGYVKRKERPQHLTFLEQIGIFISSSSDQKDKPDSCYSKKKVHAAPLPIDVVNH